The segment TGTCTGGTGAGTGCTTTGCCAGTCGTCGCTATTCCTGCGCTGCGTGTATCCGCACTCGGCAAGCATGTATTCGACGCTGAAAAGTGCGCAGAATTGGCTGATAATGCCGTCTGTCTCGCTTGTCGTGCCGCGCGCCGCGCGGCGTTGTTCGGCAATCTGCGCGGCCTCAACACGGGCCGCCCGTATCTGCGCGGCATCAATCACAAGCGGGTGTTCCATGGTCAGTGTCAGCATCATTTGTCCGCCCCCAGTGCGTAATGGTAGAAGTCGCCGGTGCGGCAGGGTAGGAACACAATCTGGCCAGGCCGAGCTAATGCTCTGTCCGGTTGAATCCCGCGCGCCTCCAAGGCGTCGAAAAAGGCATTCTGCGTATCTTTGAAGTCTTCGCCAGATAGCCAAGTGGTCAGCGGTATCAGCGCCCGCCAACGGGGCAGTTCAGACGTGGCGCTGGCCGTCGAGTAAATCAGCCTCCGCACGTCGCCCAAGATTTCGCACAATGCTCTATCCAGCATATCAAGCGGCGGGTTGCCGTCGTCAATATCAAGAGTGAGCCACCAGAACCGGCCTTCCCGTCGCTGCACTTCGTGGGTGCGGGCATCGTGGGCGGCATAGTCGGACGGGATGAACCAGGGCGCTTGCCTCAGCTTGTCCTGCACCATGGTCGGATTGACCAGCATGTGCTCGATCTGCGCCACCGTGATGGTGGCATAGGGCGTCCCTGCGGACGGGTGACGGTTTGGACTGCCGTCGTTCAGCGTTTGGGCGTGCGTGTCGCTCTTGCCGTGTCCGCAAGGGAAGGACGGCAAAACCGCCGGTGCGCCCGGCATTTGCTCTGTGTTCATTGCGCAGCCCCTATGTGCTTCAAAAGGCCAGCAACACGGCGAAGGATTTCAGAAGTGCTTTCCGCCTCTGCCAATGTCATCTTGAAGTCAGGCTCAACGCCGTCTTCCCAACTATCTGAATTGCAGATTTCACTATCCACATAGCCGCGCATCTTCTCTGCAATGTTTTGGGTCATGACGCTGGCCGCACGTGCAGCTCCGCGCAAGGCCGCGCGGTTAAGCTGCATGTCGACTTCGGCTACTGTATGCGCCGCTATGCTGACGGGGTTCAAATCGTTGTTAGGGGTATCAATTTTCATTTTACTACCTCTGGATATTGCCCCAAAGGCGCAGCGGTGCTATAATGCCCCATCAAAGCTGTCCGCTCTGACTTCGTTAAAGCCCGTCCGCGCTCAATGCGGGCGGGTTTTTACTTTTGAGTGAAGATCGGTTGTGCGACGCCCTTGGCTTGGGCGTCCAGCCAATCGACGATTTCGGCCTCACGCCAGAAACGGCGACGTCCAATGTAAGTCGGGCGGGGGAAGTCCAGTTCGGGATTATCCAGCCAGCGCCACAACGTCATGTCGCTGATACCGCCGCACATCTGGCGAACGGTTGCCGCTTGAATGCGACGGTGCGGGTGGCACATGTCCGCTTCGGTGCGTGCCCTTTCAGAAAGCTCGTTAGGTGACAGACTAGGTTGCGTGTTCATTGGCCTACCTCGTTATAACAGGTTAGACCTCTCAATATTCACAGAATAAAGCATGATGCAAAACAAGGCGTGACACGTATTTCTTTTAATTAGGTTTCAAGTCAGTTTCCCTTTGCCTACGCAATAATTCGATGATCTCCAGATCGTCTGATTCAAGCAAAAGCTCCCGATTCACCTTTTCGTGATTAAATATGAGCCTTTGAATCGCTTGTGCTTTCGAAGAAGGTCTATCGATTTGTTTGAGATATTTTTGCGCCATAGTTCGGCTTACATCACATTTCATCTCGATTTCTCGACTGATAGAATCCTTGTCCGTCCATCCATCAACGTCTCTGCGCCAGAAACGAACTAACGCCGCTGCAACAGGCTTTAGGCTAGAAAGTTTGGCACCTCTTTGACGCTTCGGTGGGTCACCAAAAATAATTCTTGCAATAAGTTCACGTTCGCCTTCGTTTAGATCACCCTTCATCACCTGCTGAATAAGAAGCGATGGATCACCTTCTTTCCATTTTAACACAGGTTTGTTTCGAAATTGCGACATATCAACCATCAACGCAAACCCCCGATCCGCACCACGTTATCCGGCGTCCCGTCCACAAGATCGCCCACAAACCGCGCCCACGCATTAAGTGCATCGCGCTTTTCGTCGGCATAGTCGTGCCGCTGATAAACGCTCACAATGCCGCCTGCGGTGCCGCTCACATGGTTCAGAACCGCCTCGGTGACACGCACCGGGATGCCCAGCCGCGCCATGCCGGTCGCTGCCGTGCGGCGCAGATCGTGAAACGTCCAGTGCGGAATTTCCACCGTCTCGCCGCGTTCCTCGCTGGCAATCTCGGCCATGCGTTTGGCAATGTGATTCCGGCCCTTGTGATAGCCCTGTAGGGCGCTTGCTCCGTTTATGGTGAACACATATCCCGACTGCCCCTTGACGCGCTCCACGGCCCCCAGAACGGCGCGCGCGGCTTCTGACAGTGCTACATCATGCGCGCGCCCGTTCTTTGTGCGGTCGGCGGTCAGGTGCCATAGATCGCCGGTGATTTCGCGGTCGGTCATATTCACAACCTCGCCAAGCCGCTGGCCGGTCAACAGAAGCATTTTGCCAAGGTGGCCCCAAGGCTGGCCCTCAATATAGCAGGCTTGCCAGAACAGTTTGATCTCATGATTTGTCAACACGCGGTCGCGGCTCTTTTCCTTTGCCGCCGGTTTGACGCCCATGGCTGGCGATTGCGTGATGATATCGCGCTCAACACACCAGCTTAGAAACTTGTTCAGATACGCCCGAACGCGATTTGCAGTCACAACCCGCCCGCTGTCTGCAATCCCGTCCAGCAGGTCGATCACGTCGCGCTTTGTAATGGTTTGAATATCCCTTTCGCCCCAGATCGCCACAACGTGCCGGTTCAATTCGCGCTTGACCGTC is part of the Paracoccaceae bacterium Fryx2 genome and harbors:
- a CDS encoding integrase arm-type DNA-binding domain-containing protein, with translation MTIRRALTTKTVEAIKPDPNQRLELPDPALSGLYLVVQPSGAKSWALRYRYAGKPKKLTLGRWPVMGLADARAAASNAIEAVDYGNDPSAAKKATKAARLETQLSERDKIKTLVEKFGARHLSTLKSGETVKRELNRHVVAIWGERDIQTITKRDVIDLLDGIADSGRVVTANRVRAYLNKFLSWCVERDIITQSPAMGVKPAAKEKSRDRVLTNHEIKLFWQACYIEGQPWGHLGKMLLLTGQRLGEVVNMTDREITGDLWHLTADRTKNGRAHDVALSEAARAVLGAVERVKGQSGYVFTINGASALQGYHKGRNHIAKRMAEIASEERGETVEIPHWTFHDLRRTAATGMARLGIPVRVTEAVLNHVSGTAGGIVSVYQRHDYADEKRDALNAWARFVGDLVDGTPDNVVRIGGLR
- a CDS encoding AlpA family phage regulatory protein translates to MNTQPSLSPNELSERARTEADMCHPHRRIQAATVRQMCGGISDMTLWRWLDNPELDFPRPTYIGRRRFWREAEIVDWLDAQAKGVAQPIFTQK